The following proteins come from a genomic window of Pseudomonas cichorii:
- a CDS encoding polysaccharide biosynthesis protein produces the protein MMKLRSRMLGLSRKNKRIVQVGADIVLVWGALLLAFVVRLGFDATFSSLFDHLWLFAAAPVLTIPIFIRFGMYRAVMRFFGNDALITIIKAVSLSALLVSLVVYWYGDHEVVVPRSVIFNYWWLSLIMIGGLRLIMRQYFLGDWFMASQHVPFTSRDNGLPKVAIYGAGAAGNQLVAALRLGRMMRPVAFIDDDSSVTKRTIAGLVVYKPRHIQQMIDATGAQEILLAIPSATRARRREILEYLEGYPLHVRSVPGFMDLASGRVKVDDIQEVGIADLLGRDSVSAQDDLLEHCITGKVVMVTGAGGSIGSELCRQILMLKPSRLLLVEHSEFNLYSIFGELEKQVQQEALEVEVLPILGSVRYFEKMVDLMRTWKVETVYHAAAYKHVPIVEHNSAEGVLNNVMGTLHTAQAAVQVGVANFVLISTDKAVRPTNVMGSTKRLAEMILQALSREVAPVLFSGSNKVAHVNKTRFTMVRFGNVLGSSGSVIPLFHKQIKSGGPLTVTHPNITRYFMTIPEAAQLVIQAGSMGQGGDVFVLDMGAPVKIVELAERMINLSGLSMRSERNPHGDIAIEFTGLRPGEKLYEELLIGDNVVPTRHPMIMSADEDFLPWEVLKDKLALLLDAVSSDDYPRVRQMLGELVAGYTPEGEIVDWKHIEQRANQ, from the coding sequence ATGATGAAATTACGCTCGCGAATGCTGGGTCTTTCGCGCAAGAACAAGCGAATCGTGCAGGTCGGCGCCGACATTGTGCTGGTCTGGGGCGCCTTGCTGCTCGCTTTTGTCGTGCGGCTGGGGTTTGACGCGACCTTCTCCTCCCTCTTCGATCACCTCTGGTTGTTCGCCGCAGCGCCGGTGTTGACCATCCCCATCTTCATCCGCTTTGGCATGTACCGCGCCGTCATGCGCTTTTTCGGCAACGATGCGCTGATCACCATCATCAAGGCCGTCAGCCTGTCTGCGTTGCTGGTATCGCTTGTGGTGTATTGGTATGGCGACCATGAAGTGGTGGTCCCGCGTTCGGTCATTTTCAATTACTGGTGGTTGAGCCTGATCATGATCGGCGGCTTGCGCCTGATCATGCGCCAGTACTTTCTGGGTGACTGGTTCATGGCTTCCCAGCATGTACCCTTTACGTCACGAGACAACGGATTGCCCAAAGTCGCCATCTACGGTGCTGGCGCAGCGGGCAATCAACTGGTCGCAGCCTTGCGTCTGGGGCGCATGATGCGTCCGGTGGCTTTCATCGATGATGACAGCAGCGTGACCAAGCGCACCATCGCCGGGCTGGTGGTTTACAAACCCCGGCATATTCAGCAAATGATCGATGCCACCGGTGCCCAGGAGATTCTGCTGGCTATTCCGTCAGCGACCCGTGCGCGTCGTCGCGAGATCCTCGAGTACCTGGAAGGCTATCCGCTGCATGTGCGCAGCGTTCCCGGCTTCATGGATCTGGCCAGCGGCAGGGTCAAGGTCGATGACATCCAGGAAGTGGGCATCGCCGACTTGCTGGGTCGCGATTCGGTATCGGCTCAGGATGACCTGTTGGAGCACTGCATTACCGGCAAGGTCGTGATGGTCACCGGCGCAGGCGGTTCGATCGGCTCCGAGCTGTGCCGTCAGATCCTGATGCTCAAGCCCTCCCGGCTGCTGCTGGTCGAGCACAGCGAGTTCAACCTCTACAGCATTTTCGGCGAGTTGGAAAAGCAGGTTCAGCAAGAGGCACTGGAGGTTGAAGTCCTGCCCATTCTCGGGTCAGTGCGCTACTTCGAGAAGATGGTCGATCTGATGCGGACCTGGAAGGTCGAGACGGTCTATCACGCTGCCGCCTACAAGCATGTGCCGATCGTCGAACACAACAGTGCCGAAGGTGTGCTGAACAATGTCATGGGAACCTTGCACACCGCTCAGGCTGCGGTTCAGGTTGGCGTGGCCAATTTCGTATTGATCTCCACTGACAAGGCGGTTCGTCCCACCAACGTCATGGGCAGTACCAAGCGACTTGCGGAAATGATCCTGCAGGCGCTCAGTCGCGAGGTTGCACCGGTCCTGTTCAGTGGCAGCAACAAGGTTGCTCACGTCAACAAGACACGCTTTACGATGGTGCGCTTCGGCAATGTGCTGGGGTCTTCCGGCTCGGTGATTCCGCTGTTCCACAAGCAGATCAAGAGCGGTGGCCCGCTGACGGTGACACACCCGAATATCACCCGTTACTTCATGACTATCCCCGAGGCGGCTCAACTGGTGATTCAGGCGGGTTCCATGGGGCAGGGCGGCGATGTCTTCGTGCTCGATATGGGCGCACCGGTCAAGATCGTCGAACTGGCAGAGCGCATGATCAATCTGTCGGGTCTGAGCATGCGTTCCGAACGCAATCCCCATGGCGATATCGCCATCGAGTTCACAGGCCTGCGTCCTGGGGAAAAACTCTATGAGGAGCTGTTGATCGGCGATAACGTGGTGCCAACCCGTCACCCCATGATCATGAGCGCTGACGAAGACTTCCTGCCGTGGGAGGTTCTCAAGGACAAGCTGGCGTTGCTTCTGGATGCGGTGTCCTCGGACGACTATCCCCGCGTCAGGCAAATGCTCGGCGAACTGGTCGCCGGTTATACCCCAGAGGGCGAGATTGTCGACTGGAAGCATATTGAACAACGCGCCAATCAATAG
- the wbjC gene encoding UDP-2-acetamido-2,6-beta-L-arabino-hexul-4-ose reductase, producing MKVLITGANGFVGQNLVSHLGERADVQVLRFTRDDSLDSLPALVAQVDFIFHLAGVNRPQDPQEFQTGNTDLTRALCDAIVSSGRQVPILYTSSSQAELDNAYGSSKRGAEDALLALNASHGVPVHLFRLPNVFGKWARPNYNSAVATFCHNVSRGLPISINDPQARISLVYIDDVVRHFLAVMDGKLAGTPFVNVEPQYAISVGELAEQLHVFRDSRQTMITEPVGTGLVRALYSTYLSYLPPDRFTYEVPKHGDPRGVFVEMLKTRDSGQFSYFTAHPGITRGGHYHHSKTEKFLVIKGKACFRFRHIVSGEFYELFTTGEQPQIVETVPGWTHDITNVGEDEMIVMLWANEIFDREHPDTYARPVGTEA from the coding sequence ATGAAGGTTCTGATTACGGGCGCCAATGGTTTCGTTGGCCAGAATCTTGTTTCCCATCTCGGGGAACGGGCCGACGTGCAGGTTCTGCGCTTTACCCGTGACGACTCTCTGGACAGCCTGCCAGCGCTGGTTGCACAGGTGGATTTCATCTTTCACCTGGCGGGCGTCAATCGTCCGCAGGATCCGCAGGAGTTCCAGACCGGCAATACCGACCTGACTCGTGCCTTGTGCGATGCGATCGTGAGCAGTGGTCGTCAGGTGCCGATTCTGTACACCTCTTCGAGCCAGGCCGAGCTGGACAATGCCTATGGCAGCAGCAAGCGCGGTGCCGAAGACGCACTCCTGGCTCTGAATGCCAGCCATGGCGTGCCGGTTCACCTGTTTCGCCTGCCGAACGTTTTCGGTAAATGGGCGCGACCGAACTATAACTCGGCTGTCGCAACGTTCTGCCACAACGTTTCCCGCGGCTTGCCGATCAGCATCAACGATCCACAGGCGCGTATCAGTCTGGTCTACATCGATGACGTGGTCAGGCATTTCCTGGCCGTCATGGATGGCAAGCTGGCGGGTACGCCTTTTGTGAATGTCGAGCCGCAATACGCGATCTCTGTGGGTGAACTGGCCGAGCAGCTGCATGTGTTCCGCGACAGTCGCCAGACGATGATCACCGAGCCGGTCGGCACGGGTCTGGTGCGAGCCTTGTACTCGACTTACCTGAGCTACCTGCCACCGGACCGCTTCACTTATGAAGTGCCCAAGCATGGTGATCCGCGTGGCGTGTTCGTGGAAATGCTCAAGACCCGGGACTCCGGGCAGTTTTCCTATTTCACTGCGCATCCGGGCATTACCCGTGGCGGTCACTACCACCACTCCAAGACCGAGAAGTTTCTGGTCATCAAGGGCAAGGCCTGTTTCCGCTTCCGCCATATTGTTTCCGGCGAGTTCTATGAGTTGTTCACTACCGGTGAACAGCCGCAGATCGTTGAAACCGTACCCGGCTGGACCCACGACATCACCAATGTCGGTGAGGACGAGATGATCGTCATGCTCTGGGCCAATGAAATCTTTGACCGGGAACACCCGGACACTTATGCGCGCCCCGTCGGTACTGAAGCCTGA
- a CDS encoding glycosyltransferase family 4 protein — MAEKALKVLVVTQYFWPENMRINDLVRDLSAKGHEVTVLTGLPNYPEGKVFESYREKPEGFSQYCGAEVIRVPLVPRGKRSLTLVLNYLSFFISASTLGAFKLRGRKFDTIFVYAVSPVMAAIPALVIGRLKRAPVFVWVLDLWPETLRAVGVLKQPLLLGLIGKVVSWIYNRTDYLLLQSHGFLDNVRRYCTRPITDDRLVYFPSWAEDDFSSSSPPLCDLIKPDPNVFTVVFAGNLGEAQDFPAVLDAAESLRASNVVRWVIVGDGRMSEWIAEQIASRQLDNVHLLGRHPLEAMPGLFAQADALLVSLKTNDVFEKTIPGKVQAYLASGRPILGMINGEAARVINESGAGFACDSGDAQGLAAITRALADAGQTQRESMGRAGRNYYEQHYAKGNLLMRLETLFRQATLRKVSQS; from the coding sequence ATGGCTGAAAAAGCGTTAAAAGTTCTTGTCGTAACGCAGTATTTTTGGCCGGAGAACATGCGGATCAATGATCTGGTCCGCGATCTTTCGGCAAAGGGGCATGAAGTCACCGTCTTGACGGGGTTGCCGAATTACCCTGAAGGCAAGGTATTTGAAAGCTACCGCGAGAAGCCTGAAGGATTCAGTCAGTATTGCGGTGCCGAAGTCATCAGGGTGCCGCTTGTCCCGCGTGGCAAGCGGAGTCTGACTCTGGTGCTCAACTACCTGTCGTTCTTCATCAGCGCTTCGACGCTGGGTGCTTTCAAGCTGCGTGGGCGCAAGTTCGATACGATCTTCGTGTATGCCGTCTCGCCTGTCATGGCCGCCATTCCGGCGCTGGTGATTGGGCGGTTGAAGCGTGCGCCGGTGTTTGTATGGGTGCTGGATCTGTGGCCCGAAACCCTGCGTGCAGTCGGTGTGCTCAAGCAGCCTTTGCTGCTGGGGTTGATCGGCAAGGTCGTTTCGTGGATCTACAACCGCACCGATTATCTGTTGCTGCAATCCCATGGCTTTCTGGACAATGTCAGGCGCTACTGCACCCGACCGATTACCGATGATCGCCTGGTTTACTTTCCAAGCTGGGCCGAAGACGATTTTTCATCTTCATCGCCGCCATTGTGTGATTTGATCAAGCCGGACCCGAATGTATTCACGGTCGTCTTTGCCGGCAATCTGGGCGAGGCTCAGGATTTCCCTGCCGTACTGGATGCTGCCGAGTCGCTACGGGCCAGTAATGTCGTGCGCTGGGTCATTGTCGGGGATGGCCGCATGAGCGAGTGGATTGCCGAGCAGATTGCGAGCAGACAACTGGACAATGTGCACCTTCTGGGACGTCATCCACTGGAAGCCATGCCAGGGCTGTTTGCCCAGGCCGATGCCTTGCTGGTGTCGCTGAAAACCAATGATGTGTTTGAAAAGACCATTCCGGGGAAGGTTCAGGCATACCTGGCGTCAGGAAGACCCATACTGGGAATGATCAATGGTGAAGCTGCACGGGTGATCAACGAGTCAGGTGCCGGTTTCGCCTGTGATTCCGGTGATGCCCAGGGGCTGGCAGCGATTACCCGAGCACTTGCAGATGCCGGTCAGACCCAGCGCGAAAGCATGGGCCGTGCAGGGCGCAACTATTATGAGCAGCACTACGCCAAGGGCAACCTTCTGATGCGTCTGGAAACCCTTTTTCGTCAAGCTACCCTTCGCAAAGTGAGTCAGTCATGA
- a CDS encoding UDP-glucose 4-epimerase family protein: protein MSSSSVLLTGATGFVGKALLASLLTRGDKVTAAVRDSSAQVDPRATLCQVSSLDGQTQWQDSLRDVQVVIHAAARVHVMNDTEADPLAAFRKVNVEGTLNLARQAAEAGVRRFVFISSIKVNGEGTLPGQPYRADDTPAPIDPYGISKMEAEQGLRALAEQTGLEVVIIRPVLVYGPGVKANFLSMMRWLDKGVPLPFGAIDNRRSLVALDNLVDLIVTCTSHPAAANQTFLVSDGEDLSTTMLLKRMASALGKSARLLPIPSALLVLAARSLGKRALSQRLCGFLQVDIEKTRSLLGWTPVTSVDQALSAVARHYQEHQGK, encoded by the coding sequence ATGAGTTCCTCTTCTGTGTTACTGACAGGTGCAACCGGTTTTGTCGGTAAGGCACTGCTCGCCAGTCTGCTCACGCGAGGCGATAAAGTGACTGCCGCCGTACGCGATTCTTCGGCACAGGTCGATCCGCGTGCCACGCTTTGCCAGGTTTCCAGCCTGGATGGACAGACGCAGTGGCAGGACAGTCTCCGGGACGTGCAGGTGGTGATCCATGCTGCAGCCCGCGTGCATGTCATGAACGACACCGAAGCCGATCCGCTGGCAGCATTTCGCAAGGTCAATGTTGAAGGGACATTGAATCTTGCGCGTCAGGCGGCAGAGGCAGGCGTACGCCGTTTTGTCTTCATCAGCTCCATCAAGGTCAACGGTGAGGGCACCTTGCCTGGCCAGCCTTACCGGGCTGACGATACGCCTGCTCCGATCGATCCGTACGGGATCTCCAAGATGGAAGCCGAACAGGGATTGCGGGCTCTGGCCGAGCAGACGGGGCTGGAGGTGGTGATCATCCGGCCGGTGCTGGTCTACGGTCCTGGAGTGAAGGCCAACTTTCTGTCGATGATGCGCTGGCTGGACAAAGGCGTTCCGTTGCCTTTCGGAGCCATCGACAATCGACGCAGCCTGGTCGCCCTCGACAATCTGGTCGATCTGATCGTTACCTGCACATCGCATCCGGCCGCTGCCAACCAGACATTCCTGGTCAGCGATGGCGAGGACCTGTCGACGACCATGCTGCTCAAGCGCATGGCCAGTGCACTCGGCAAGTCGGCGCGTCTGCTGCCCATACCGTCTGCCTTGCTCGTGCTGGCCGCCAGATCGCTGGGCAAGCGTGCGTTGTCCCAGCGTCTTTGCGGTTTCTTGCAGGTCGATATCGAGAAAACGCGCTCGTTACTGGGCTGGACGCCTGTGACAAGCGTTGATCAGGCCTTGTCGGCGGTCGCCCGTCACTATCAGGAACATCAAGGCAAATAG
- a CDS encoding polysaccharide biosynthesis protein encodes MFSGKKLLISGGTGSFGNAVLKRFLDSDIAEIRIFSRDEKKQDDMRKRYANSKLKFYIGDVRDYQSVLNATRGVDYIFHAAALKQVPSCEFHPMEAVKTNVIGTENLLEAAIQNEVRRVVCLSTDKAVYPINAMGISKAMMEKVMVAKSRNVDDNKTVICGTRYGNVMASRGSVIPLFIDQIRAGKELTLTDPNMTRFMMTLGDAVDLVLYAFEHGNNGDLFVQKAPAATVEVLAKALTALVGKPDHPIQVIGTRHGEKLYEALLSREEMACAEDKGDYFRIPPDLRDLNYAKFVEQGETKISRTEDYNSHNTERLDVEGMQRLLLKLDFMRAIQRGEHATPEE; translated from the coding sequence ATGTTTAGCGGAAAAAAACTTCTCATCTCTGGCGGTACCGGTTCTTTTGGCAACGCTGTCCTCAAGCGCTTCCTCGACAGTGATATTGCGGAAATCCGTATTTTCAGTCGTGACGAGAAGAAACAGGACGACATGCGCAAGCGCTATGCCAATAGCAAGCTGAAGTTCTATATTGGCGATGTGCGTGATTACCAGAGCGTGCTCAATGCTACGCGCGGTGTCGATTATATTTTCCACGCCGCCGCCCTGAAACAGGTTCCGTCCTGCGAATTCCACCCGATGGAAGCGGTCAAGACCAACGTCATCGGTACCGAAAACCTGCTGGAAGCGGCTATCCAGAACGAAGTTCGTCGCGTTGTCTGCCTCAGCACCGACAAGGCCGTCTATCCAATCAACGCCATGGGTATTTCCAAGGCGATGATGGAAAAGGTCATGGTCGCCAAGTCGCGCAATGTCGACGATAACAAGACCGTCATCTGCGGTACCCGCTATGGCAACGTCATGGCTTCGCGCGGATCTGTGATTCCTCTGTTCATCGATCAGATTCGTGCCGGTAAAGAGCTGACCCTGACCGACCCGAACATGACCCGCTTCATGATGACCCTGGGCGACGCTGTCGACCTGGTGCTCTATGCGTTCGAGCATGGCAACAACGGTGATCTGTTCGTACAGAAGGCTCCGGCGGCGACCGTCGAAGTCCTGGCCAAGGCGCTGACTGCACTGGTGGGCAAGCCGGATCACCCGATTCAGGTGATCGGTACTCGCCATGGCGAAAAACTGTATGAAGCACTGCTGAGCCGCGAAGAAATGGCCTGTGCCGAAGACAAGGGTGACTATTTCCGCATTCCGCCAGACTTGCGCGACCTCAACTACGCCAAGTTCGTCGAGCAGGGCGAAACCAAGATTTCTCGCACCGAAGACTACAACTCGCACAATACCGAGCGCCTGGATGTCGAAGGTATGCAGCGTCTGTTGCTCAAACTGGACTTCATGCGCGCCATCCAGCGTGGCGAGCACGCTACGCCGGAGGAGTGA
- the wecB gene encoding non-hydrolyzing UDP-N-acetylglucosamine 2-epimerase, translating into MKKLKIVTVVGTRPEIIRLSRVMAALDEHCDHILVHTGQNYDYELNEIFFQDLGIRKPDHFLNAAGASGAETIGNVIIAVDRVLAEIQPEALLVLGDTNSCMAVLPAKRRKIPTFHMEAGNRCFDMRVPEEINRRIVDHTADINLTYSTIARDYLLREGLPADRVIKTGSPMFEVLGHYREGIDNSDVLTRLGLEPGKFFVVSAHREENVDSDKNFLKLVDVLNTVAEQFDLPVIVSTHPRTQKRVDAMGVTFHANVRLLKPLGFKDYNKLQLESKAVLSDSGTINEEASILNFPALNLREAHERPEGMEEAAAMMVGLETERVLQGLNILDSQSRGDERSLRLVGDYSMPNVSDKVVRILHSYTDYVNRVVWKRY; encoded by the coding sequence ATGAAAAAGCTGAAAATTGTAACTGTCGTGGGTACGCGGCCGGAGATCATTCGTCTGTCGCGGGTCATGGCTGCACTGGACGAGCATTGCGATCACATTCTGGTCCACACGGGCCAGAACTACGATTACGAACTGAACGAAATCTTCTTTCAGGACCTGGGCATCCGCAAGCCGGACCACTTCCTGAATGCCGCCGGTGCCAGTGGTGCAGAAACCATCGGTAACGTGATCATCGCTGTCGACCGCGTGCTGGCTGAAATCCAGCCTGAAGCTCTGCTGGTGCTGGGTGATACCAACAGCTGCATGGCCGTGTTGCCAGCCAAGCGTCGCAAGATCCCGACATTCCACATGGAAGCGGGCAACCGTTGCTTCGATATGCGGGTTCCGGAAGAAATCAACCGTCGCATCGTCGACCATACGGCCGACATCAACCTTACTTACAGCACCATCGCCCGGGATTACCTGTTGCGCGAAGGTCTGCCTGCGGATCGCGTGATCAAGACCGGCAGCCCGATGTTCGAAGTGCTGGGTCATTACCGTGAAGGTATCGACAATTCGGACGTTCTTACCCGTCTGGGGCTTGAGCCTGGCAAGTTCTTCGTCGTCAGTGCGCACCGTGAAGAGAACGTCGACTCGGACAAGAACTTCCTCAAGCTGGTGGACGTGCTCAATACCGTGGCGGAGCAGTTCGACCTGCCGGTGATTGTCTCCACCCACCCGCGTACCCAGAAGCGGGTTGACGCCATGGGTGTGACTTTCCATGCCAATGTGCGCCTGCTCAAGCCACTGGGCTTCAAGGATTACAACAAGCTCCAGCTCGAATCGAAAGCCGTACTGTCCGACAGCGGCACGATCAACGAAGAAGCTTCCATCCTGAACTTCCCTGCACTGAACCTGCGTGAAGCTCATGAGCGTCCTGAAGGCATGGAAGAAGCTGCGGCCATGATGGTCGGGCTGGAAACCGAGCGCGTACTGCAGGGCTTGAACATTCTCGACAGTCAGTCTCGTGGTGACGAACGCAGTCTGCGTCTGGTGGGCGATTACAGCATGCCCAACGTCTCGGACAAGGTCGTGCGTATCCTGCACAGTTACACCGACTACGTGAACCGTGTTGTCTGGAAGCGTTACTGA